A part of Candidatus Rokuibacteriota bacterium genomic DNA contains:
- a CDS encoding ComF family protein yields MANIRPMRIPGRWREGFVLDYHTLSSTYLGEDEYGHPMFDTKRSDVGELLYRLKYRLDNSALEELVLTVARFVQSWNPGATVIVPVPPSRSGRPQQPVRTIAEALGKQVGIPVEPNAVIHAKETPELKNVYDYDERLRLLEGAHTVAPALVAGQKVLLFDDLYRSGATMNAITAALYDQGRVVDVYALAITRTRSKV; encoded by the coding sequence GTGGCGAACATCAGGCCGATGCGAATCCCGGGACGGTGGCGCGAGGGATTCGTGCTCGATTATCATACCCTTAGCAGTACGTACCTTGGAGAAGACGAGTACGGACATCCGATGTTTGACACCAAACGGAGCGACGTCGGTGAACTGCTATACCGTCTAAAGTATCGTTTGGACAACTCTGCGCTTGAGGAGCTTGTTCTTACCGTCGCCCGGTTCGTCCAATCCTGGAATCCTGGCGCAACCGTAATCGTTCCGGTTCCGCCGTCCCGGTCAGGAAGACCTCAGCAGCCCGTGCGCACCATCGCGGAAGCACTCGGCAAGCAAGTCGGGATTCCCGTTGAGCCGAATGCGGTCATCCACGCGAAGGAGACACCTGAGCTCAAGAACGTTTACGACTACGATGAGAGGCTTCGTCTACTCGAAGGTGCTCATACGGTCGCGCCAGCGCTCGTTGCGGGTCAGAAGGTTCTGCTTTTCGATGACCTGTACCGTTCGGGAGCGACCATGAACGCCATAACGGCGGCCCTCTACGATCAGGGTCGCGTCGTTGATGTATATGCTCTCGCCATCACTCGTACGCGGAGCAAGGTATGA
- a CDS encoding aminopeptidase P family protein: MKDYYATALKWLYDSIHAVRPGATTRDIALKWPSAKEAWGYEEEDQAAANLWGHGLGLAQYDQPVISRIWSLDHPLEIKPGMVFALETQHGKKYEWGVRIEEMLIVHNNGIEIISNFPVEQITVVD; the protein is encoded by the coding sequence TTGAAAGACTACTACGCCACCGCGCTCAAGTGGCTCTACGACTCCATCCACGCCGTGCGCCCCGGGGCCACCACCCGGGACATCGCGCTCAAGTGGCCCTCGGCGAAGGAGGCCTGGGGGTACGAGGAGGAGGACCAGGCGGCCGCCAACCTGTGGGGCCACGGCCTCGGACTGGCCCAGTATGACCAGCCGGTCATCTCGCGCATCTGGTCCCTCGATCACCCGCTCGAGATCAAGCCCGGCATGGTCTTCGCGCTGGAGACCCAGCACGGCAAGAAGTACGAGTGGGGGGTGCGGATCGAGGAGATGCTGATCGTCCACAACAACGGCATCGAGATCATCTCGAACTTCCCCGTGGAGCAGATCACGGTCGTCGACTGA